The following are encoded together in the Streptomyces flavofungini genome:
- a CDS encoding pyridoxine/pyridoxamine 5'-phosphate oxidase, producing MTTPTPASTPEPEGSAESEHPTAPEPESPAASASDFRRLLRAQKVWDVRLPEFEELPEFDPEQAPPAPVELFHRWFAQAARAGQPEPHTMGLATVDAAGDPDVRTVMLHDVDDEGWHFATHTTSVKGRQLAAHPYGALHFYWAAQGRQVRVRGPVRTAPHAEALADLHARSAGALAAALVGRQSEVLTAYTELERASEAAWERAAREPDADAPSWTLYVLAPQEVEFFQGDARRRHVRLRYRAAGNGGWARELMWP from the coding sequence ATGACGACACCCACCCCCGCGTCCACGCCCGAGCCCGAGGGCTCCGCCGAGTCCGAACACCCCACTGCCCCCGAGCCCGAGTCCCCTGCCGCATCCGCGTCGGACTTCCGGCGGCTGCTGCGCGCCCAGAAGGTGTGGGACGTCCGGCTGCCGGAGTTCGAGGAGCTGCCGGAGTTCGACCCGGAGCAGGCGCCGCCCGCCCCGGTGGAGCTGTTCCACCGGTGGTTCGCGCAGGCCGCGCGGGCAGGGCAGCCGGAGCCGCACACGATGGGCCTCGCGACGGTGGACGCGGCGGGCGACCCGGACGTGCGGACGGTGATGCTGCACGACGTCGACGACGAGGGCTGGCACTTCGCGACGCACACGACGAGCGTCAAGGGCCGACAGCTCGCGGCACACCCGTACGGGGCACTCCACTTCTACTGGGCGGCACAAGGACGCCAGGTCAGGGTGCGTGGCCCGGTGCGGACGGCCCCGCACGCCGAGGCCCTGGCCGACCTGCACGCGCGGTCGGCGGGGGCGCTCGCGGCGGCGCTCGTGGGGCGGCAGAGCGAAGTGCTCACGGCGTATACGGAGTTGGAGCGGGCCTCGGAGGCGGCGTGGGAGCGGGCCGCGCGGGAACCGGACGCCGACGCGCCGAGCTGGACGCTGTACGTACTGGCACCTCAAGAGGTGGAATTCTTCCAGGGAGACGCGCGGAGGCGGCATGTGCGGCTGCGCTACCGTGCGGCTGGAAACGGGGGCTGGGCTAGGGAGTTGATGTGGCCGTGA
- a CDS encoding calcium-binding protein — MRTYRTLTVTASLVLALGGAALAVPTAQAAPSATASLVHENDELWYKAAPGQQNRLTVTDRVEQAGEFESYYVLTFRDRFDISIDARAAEWDECAYPSASDRKVVECRVEIPQNSDDSDTYDIDLGDKDDTLTLKPESEAWAGVFGGTGNDVLNGSIGSVLHGQGGDDRIVGGGGPMGFGSYGGAGDDTLVDCGQDCFGGTGNDSLSGNGEENTLHGDDGDDVLHGKSGADTLYGGKGNDKLYGEAGNDTLWGNSGDDALWGGTGTDKLSGGAGRDELHQD; from the coding sequence ATGCGCACCTACAGGACCCTCACAGTCACCGCCTCCCTCGTCCTCGCTCTCGGCGGAGCCGCCTTAGCGGTACCCACCGCCCAGGCGGCACCGTCAGCGACCGCCTCCCTCGTCCACGAGAACGACGAGCTGTGGTACAAGGCCGCCCCCGGCCAGCAGAACAGGCTGACGGTCACCGACAGGGTCGAGCAGGCCGGTGAGTTCGAGTCGTACTACGTCCTCACCTTCCGCGACCGCTTCGACATCTCCATCGACGCGCGTGCCGCGGAGTGGGACGAGTGCGCGTACCCGTCGGCGTCCGACCGCAAGGTCGTCGAGTGCCGGGTCGAGATCCCGCAGAACTCGGACGACTCCGACACCTACGACATCGACCTCGGCGACAAGGACGACACCCTCACCCTGAAGCCCGAGAGCGAGGCCTGGGCCGGTGTCTTCGGCGGCACGGGCAACGACGTGCTCAACGGTTCCATCGGGTCCGTGCTCCACGGTCAGGGCGGCGACGACCGCATCGTCGGGGGCGGCGGCCCCATGGGCTTCGGCTCGTACGGCGGCGCCGGGGACGACACCCTCGTCGACTGCGGGCAGGACTGCTTCGGCGGCACCGGGAACGACTCGCTCTCCGGCAACGGCGAGGAGAACACCCTGCACGGCGACGACGGCGACGACGTCCTGCACGGCAAGTCGGGCGCCGACACCCTCTACGGCGGCAAGGGCAACGACAAGCTGTACGGCGAGGCGGGCAACGACACGCTGTGGGGCAACAGCGGCGACGACGCCCTGTGGGGCGGCACCGGCACCGACAAGCTCTCGGGCGGCGCCGGACGCGACGAACTCCACCAGGACTGA
- a CDS encoding GNAT family N-acetyltransferase, with amino-acid sequence MTTHEEPVVKLRPATPADIAAIARIWHEGWADGHLGNVPAALVAVRTAQSFGLRAPQRVADTAVATVGGEVAGFVMVVDDEVEQVYVDAAHRGTDVARALLTEAERRVAAKGHTRAWLAVVNGNARARRFYERNGWTDEGLFEYLTASDSGPIHVPCHRYVKRVADS; translated from the coding sequence GTGACGACCCACGAGGAACCCGTGGTGAAGCTGCGCCCGGCGACGCCGGCCGACATCGCGGCCATCGCCCGGATCTGGCACGAGGGCTGGGCCGACGGCCACCTCGGCAACGTACCGGCGGCGCTGGTGGCGGTGCGCACGGCACAGTCGTTCGGACTGCGGGCCCCGCAGCGGGTCGCGGACACGGCGGTGGCGACGGTCGGCGGCGAGGTGGCCGGTTTCGTGATGGTGGTCGACGACGAGGTGGAGCAGGTGTACGTCGACGCGGCCCACCGGGGCACGGACGTGGCCCGCGCGCTCCTCACCGAGGCGGAGCGCCGGGTGGCGGCGAAGGGCCACACCCGCGCCTGGCTCGCGGTGGTCAACGGCAACGCACGGGCCCGCAGGTTCTACGAACGCAACGGCTGGACCGACGAGGGCCTCTTCGAGTACTTGACGGCGAGCGACAGCGGCCCGATCCATGTGCCGTGCCACCGGTACGTGAAGCGGGTCGCGGACTCCTGA
- a CDS encoding Zn-ribbon domain-containing OB-fold protein has protein sequence MSGAEAPGVRFDLPEPDPFTRPYWDAAAEGHLLVRRCHAPACGRAHHYPREFCPHCWSEHVSWERASGRATLYTWSVVHRNDLPPFGTRVPYTAAVVDLAEGPRMMTELVAPADGTGLAPRPGLPLQVAFRECVEGVTVPVFRPRGAA, from the coding sequence GTGAGCGGCGCGGAGGCCCCGGGCGTACGCTTCGACCTCCCCGAACCCGACCCCTTCACCCGCCCCTACTGGGACGCCGCCGCCGAGGGCCACCTCCTCGTCCGCCGCTGCCACGCCCCCGCCTGCGGCCGCGCCCACCACTACCCGCGCGAGTTCTGCCCGCACTGCTGGAGCGAGCACGTCAGCTGGGAGCGCGCGAGCGGCCGCGCCACCCTCTACACCTGGTCCGTGGTCCACCGGAACGACCTGCCGCCCTTCGGCACCCGCGTCCCCTACACGGCCGCCGTCGTCGACCTCGCCGAGGGCCCCCGCATGATGACAGAACTCGTCGCCCCCGCCGACGGCACCGGCCTCGCCCCGCGCCCCGGCCTGCCCCTCCAGGTCGCGTTCCGGGAGTGCGTCGAGGGCGTGACGGTACCGGTGTTCCGGCCCCGGGGAGCCGCTTAG